From Flavobacteriales bacterium, one genomic window encodes:
- the uvrA gene encoding excinuclease ABC subunit UvrA — translation MTEDIESYSPKENILIKGARLHNLKNIDVVIPRNRLVVVTGLSGSGKSSLAFDTLYAEGQRRYVESLSSYARQFLGRLNKPEVEYIKGIAPAIAIEQKVNTRNPRSTVGTSTEIYDYLKLLYARVGRTISPASGQEVQRHTVTDVVNAVAKLADGARIMILAPVHLHAERTTIEQLKVLQQQGFSRLRRDRQVERIDDLLAEPIELDWNSTFLVIDRLSARAGDEDTQTRLADSIQTAFYEGNGICVIENADHGTLHEFSNRFELDGMKFDEPSEHLFSFNNPYGACPKCEGYGSIIGIDEDLVIPNKSLSIYDDAVVCWKGDKMQEYKNDLVMNAAKFDFPIHRPYFQLSEDEKELLWEGNEHFMGINEFFEYLESKSYKIQYRVMLSRYRGKTRCTTCKGRRLRKEASYVKVGGHRITDLVEMPIGELQPLVENIELNAYEQDVSKRILIEITSRLRFLNQVGLDYLTLNRRSSTLSGGESQRINLATSLGSSLVGSMYILDEPSIGLHSKDTERLIEVLKSLRDLGNTVIVVEHDEDIMKAADLLIDIGPMAGTLGGELIFWGTHEDLKSDQTSLTGQYLYGKREIPVPTARRGNRNWVELSGCRENNLQNISTRIPLEVLTVISGVSGSGKSTLIKDILYPALRKRLGGYAGRTGEFDGLGGSVDQMTDVEFVDQNPIGKSSRSNPVTYVKAYDEIRSLFASNKLSKNRGYKAKHFSFNVEGGRCANCEGEGEVQIEMQFMADVHLTCEVCKGQRFKDEILEVKVDGKNIFGVLEMTIDEAIQFFSEHNHQKIADKLQPLQDVGLGYIHLGQSSSTLSGGEAQRVKLASFLGRGSNQGHTLFIFDEPTAGLHFHDILKLLDSFNALIAKGHSILIIEHNLDIIKCADWIIDLGPEGGKRGGTVVFEGTPEALVEAGVGFTSEFLREKL, via the coding sequence ATGACCGAGGACATCGAATCGTATAGCCCAAAAGAGAATATCCTGATCAAGGGCGCCCGACTACACAACCTCAAGAATATAGACGTTGTGATACCCCGAAACCGTTTGGTCGTCGTGACCGGGCTTTCGGGATCCGGAAAATCCTCCCTTGCCTTTGACACACTCTACGCCGAAGGTCAACGCCGATATGTCGAAAGCCTCTCGAGCTATGCACGCCAATTCCTCGGGCGTCTCAATAAACCCGAAGTCGAGTATATCAAAGGCATTGCGCCTGCCATCGCGATCGAGCAAAAGGTCAATACTCGTAATCCGAGGTCCACGGTCGGAACCTCAACCGAGATCTACGACTACCTCAAACTCCTCTACGCCCGTGTCGGACGTACCATTTCGCCCGCCAGCGGCCAAGAAGTACAGCGTCACACCGTTACCGATGTCGTTAACGCTGTCGCTAAACTCGCCGACGGCGCGCGTATTATGATCCTTGCGCCAGTGCACCTCCACGCCGAGCGAACTACCATTGAGCAGCTGAAGGTGCTGCAGCAGCAAGGTTTTTCTCGCCTGCGGCGCGATAGGCAAGTCGAGCGCATCGATGATCTCTTGGCCGAGCCGATTGAACTCGACTGGAACTCCACCTTCCTCGTCATAGATCGACTATCCGCCCGAGCCGGTGATGAAGACACCCAAACCCGACTGGCCGACTCCATCCAGACCGCATTCTACGAAGGTAACGGGATCTGCGTCATTGAAAATGCCGACCATGGAACGCTGCATGAGTTCAGCAACCGCTTCGAACTCGATGGTATGAAATTCGACGAACCGTCCGAACACCTCTTCAGCTTCAACAACCCCTACGGCGCCTGTCCAAAATGCGAGGGATATGGGAGTATCATCGGAATTGACGAAGACCTCGTGATCCCGAACAAATCGCTCAGCATTTACGATGATGCGGTCGTATGCTGGAAAGGCGATAAAATGCAGGAATACAAAAACGACTTGGTGATGAATGCGGCCAAGTTCGATTTCCCGATACATCGCCCCTATTTCCAGCTTTCCGAAGACGAAAAGGAATTGCTGTGGGAGGGTAACGAGCATTTCATGGGTATCAACGAGTTTTTCGAATACCTCGAATCGAAAAGCTATAAGATCCAATACCGCGTTATGCTGAGTCGCTACCGCGGAAAAACGCGTTGTACCACTTGCAAAGGCCGTCGACTTCGCAAAGAAGCGAGCTACGTTAAAGTGGGCGGGCATCGCATCACCGATTTGGTCGAAATGCCCATAGGCGAACTGCAACCCCTTGTGGAAAACATCGAGCTCAATGCATATGAGCAGGATGTCTCTAAACGTATTTTGATCGAGATCACCAGCCGATTGCGCTTTCTCAATCAAGTGGGGCTGGATTACCTCACCCTCAACCGTCGAAGTTCTACCTTGTCGGGCGGAGAATCACAGCGAATCAATTTGGCGACCTCACTTGGCTCTTCACTCGTCGGCTCCATGTACATTCTCGACGAGCCTTCGATCGGGCTCCACAGCAAGGACACCGAACGACTTATTGAAGTGTTGAAAAGCCTTCGCGACCTGGGAAATACCGTGATCGTAGTCGAACACGACGAAGATATCATGAAAGCGGCCGACCTGCTCATCGACATTGGTCCCATGGCCGGAACCTTGGGCGGCGAACTCATTTTCTGGGGAACGCACGAAGACTTAAAGAGCGATCAAACAAGCCTAACGGGACAATACCTATACGGGAAACGGGAAATCCCTGTGCCTACGGCACGAAGGGGAAATCGCAACTGGGTAGAACTCTCCGGTTGCCGCGAAAACAACCTGCAAAACATCAGCACACGTATTCCTCTGGAGGTCCTTACGGTCATTTCCGGGGTCAGCGGCTCCGGGAAGAGCACCTTGATCAAGGATATTCTATATCCTGCCCTGAGGAAACGCCTTGGTGGCTATGCCGGGCGTACCGGTGAATTCGACGGACTCGGCGGAAGCGTGGATCAGATGACCGATGTGGAATTCGTCGATCAAAACCCCATTGGAAAAAGCAGCCGATCGAACCCAGTGACCTACGTCAAGGCCTACGACGAAATTCGCTCTTTGTTTGCATCGAACAAACTCAGCAAAAATCGAGGTTACAAGGCAAAGCACTTCAGCTTCAATGTAGAGGGCGGACGGTGCGCCAACTGCGAGGGCGAGGGCGAAGTACAGATCGAAATGCAGTTCATGGCCGATGTACACCTCACTTGTGAAGTATGCAAGGGTCAGCGATTTAAAGACGAGATCCTGGAGGTCAAGGTCGATGGAAAAAATATTTTCGGCGTGCTGGAAATGACCATCGATGAGGCCATCCAGTTCTTTTCGGAACACAATCACCAAAAGATCGCAGATAAGCTTCAGCCCCTGCAAGATGTGGGACTCGGCTATATTCACCTCGGACAGAGTTCATCTACACTCTCGGGCGGAGAAGCTCAACGGGTCAAGTTGGCCAGCTTCTTGGGCCGTGGAAGCAATCAAGGACACACCCTTTTCATCTTCGACGAACCTACTGCCGGACTCCACTTTCACGACATCCTCAAACTACTCGATAGCTTCAACGCACTGATAGCAAAAGGACACAGCATTCTGATCATCGAGCATAACCTCGATATCATTAAATGCGCCGATTGGATCATAGACCTCGGCCCCGAGGGCGGAAAACGCGGTGGAACCGTTGTTTTTGAAGGAACTCCAGAAGCCTTGGTTGAGGCCGGAGTTGGGTTCACCTCCGAGTTTCTAAGGGAGAAACTTTAG
- a CDS encoding sigma-70 family RNA polymerase sigma factor, translated as MHLKQCEDSALVKMYQCGNEKALEELVVRHRQRIYAYILTRVHDQDLAEDLFQDAFIKVIKTLKEGKYNEEGKFLPWVLRISHNLIIDHFRRNKRMPMMETTEDFDIFDVIADSGLSAENQIIKDQIIQDVRKLIQQLPPEQKEVLIMRHYAEMSFKDIAEQTGVSINTALGRMRYALINLRKLIAEHHMNLTLS; from the coding sequence ATGCACTTGAAGCAGTGTGAAGATTCTGCGTTGGTCAAAATGTACCAATGCGGAAACGAAAAAGCGCTAGAAGAATTGGTCGTACGTCACCGTCAGCGTATCTACGCTTACATATTGACAAGAGTTCATGACCAGGATTTAGCCGAAGATTTATTTCAAGATGCCTTCATCAAGGTCATTAAGACTTTGAAGGAAGGTAAGTACAACGAGGAAGGTAAGTTCTTGCCGTGGGTGTTGCGCATTTCGCACAACTTAATTATTGACCATTTCCGTCGCAACAAGCGGATGCCGATGATGGAGACCACGGAGGACTTCGATATATTCGATGTGATCGCCGATTCGGGACTAAGTGCCGAAAATCAGATCATCAAGGATCAGATCATTCAAGATGTACGCAAACTCATTCAGCAATTGCCTCCGGAGCAAAAAGAGGTGTTGATCATGCGTCATTATGCCGAAATGAGTTTCAAGGACATTGCCGAGCAAACGGGTGTGAGCATCAATACGGCATTGGGTCGTATGAGATATGCCTTGATCAATTTGCGAAAGCTCATTGCCGAGCACCATATGAACCTTACTCTGAGCTAA